The genomic stretch GTTACAGATGGGATGAGTGGGTCAGTAGAATTACCAAATGAAAGTTTCTGAAAATGGTTCATTTGCAGTGAGCCACCAAATGTAACGACCACTGTTATGTGGGTGAATGTGAcagctattttgcacacagcaagatcccacgaacagcaatgagaagaGTGACCAGTTATCGGTTGATGGAGGAATCTTGATATGGGAAGAGCCCCTACTGCTCgtcaaataatgctgtgggatctttcacacccAGCTGAAATACTACCACAGGCAGATATCTCATCCCAAGGACTGCACCTctgacgatgcagcactccctccgtgatGCCCTGGATTGTCTACCTACATCGGAGATATTCAAGCTTTCTCTCTTCTGGGGCCACACATAAATTTTTAAAACCCCTGCTCCCATTAATCGGCAGATATCTCAAGCTGCTGATACCAgcaaatcttagaatcatagaagtttacaacatggaaacaggcccttcggcccaacatgtctatgtcgcccagtttataccactaagctagtcccaattgcctgcacttggcccatatccctctatacccatcttacccatgtaactgtccaaatgcttttaaaaagacaaaattgtacccgcctctactactgcctctggcagctcgttccagacactcaccaccctttgagtgaaaaaattgcccctctggacccttttgtatcttccCCCCTAGGTGGTTTGAGGATTTAGCCACCAATGAGGCGACAGTCCTTTGCAaaccccacaaaattcaaacaggacaaacccatGAATAAGAAATACAAGCCCCGATAGAACAGACTTGCTCAGGCTTTGGGGGATGGATTGCCAGGGctcgagggaggagggggggtggtcaCAGTCTGCAGTTTGGACTGAATCGCTTAACGCTGAGGCTAGAGTGCaatcgggggggtgggaggggcaagttctttttaaaaagtgttcttATTTTTACAACTGCACACGCTCTGCATGCAGGTTGCTTCTTGTCGAGTCGCCCCTCTGCAGGATAGTTGGGATCcgatgttccttcatcgtcgctgggtcaaaatcctggaactccctccctaacagcactgtgggagaaccttcaccacacggactgcagcggttctagaagaaggcccgccaccaccttctcaaggggcaattaggaatgggcaataaatcatagaatcttacggcacagaaggaggccatacgacccatcgtgcctgtgccagctctttgaaagacctgtccaattagtcccactctccctctcaagGCCCTGCAAACGCTGGTCTTGCAAGTGATACCCATATCCTGAGAGTGTGCATTCAGGATATGGGAGAGCACTCTATGCCCCAGAGGTTAACTTTGCTCCTCTTTTCTTGTGTATTTTCCGGCAGGATCTAAGGGAGGAGATTGAACGGAGTCTACTGAAAGTCCAGGACCTCGACTACGAGCCACAGCTGCTGGATGAGGACGATGTGCGCTTACTGCAACTTCAGGAACCAAGAACCCAAGGTAACCCACGGCAGCAGCAACAACTTTCATttgtaaagcacctttaacgtagtaaaacgtcccaaggcgcttcactggagcgattatcagacaaaatttgactccgagccacataaggagatattaggataggtgcttgggtcacagaggtaggttttaaggaggggagaggttgagggagggaattccagagcttagggccgaggcagctgaaggcacggctgccaatggtggagcgatggaaaccagggatgctcaagaggccagaattggaggagctcagagatctcagagagttgtaggaggttacagagatggggaggggccgAGGCCGTTGAACACGCAGATAAGAATTTTTAattcaaggcattgccggaccgggagctgaTATAGGTCAGCATGTGTGTGTGATCTGGAGCTTGTGACAGGTGTCAAAATGCCATCTAGAGCCATACGGGAATCATGATGCCCAAATAATAATGGTTTGCTCTTTGTTGTTGTTGGGAGATGGCCATTCACAAATGATATGCGAACACCTGGGTGTGTGAGTTTCTCTTTATAGAGCAGAATCTGCTGCCGACACAACAACCACAGTCTGCGATAGCAAGCAGTGTAACCCGGTGTCCAGGAGTCCAGGAAGACCAGATTGCTTCTCATCCGCAAATCGGCTAACAACCGGGATCATGCTGCTAAGTGAACGGacgctttactccgtatctaacccatgttatacctgccctgggactgtttgatgggacagtgtagagggagctttactctgtatctaacccatgttatacctgccccgggagtgtttgatgggacagtgtagagggagctttactctgtatctaacccgtgctgtacctgccctgggagtgtttgatgggacagtgtagagggagctttactctgtatctaacctatgctgtatCTGCCGTGAGAGTAATCGTTGTCGTGATTTGGTGCCTgaaatgggttagatacagagtaaagctccctcctatactgtcccatcaaacactcccaggggcaggtacagcacgggttagatacagagtaaagctccctctacactgtcccatcaaacactcccagggcaggtacttgATGAGCGTAAAATTTACAGAAAGAAAATTGCATCCAAAGATCAGAATGTTTTATGGTTGGAAGGGAACTAGGGGTTTTCAAAGTTTATTGAATTGATTGCAGCAATGGTAACATTTTCACTTGTTAATCTCTGCAGGTCGCTATAACTATCTGTACAGGATGAAGGCTCTGGATGCCATCAGACATGTGGGTGAGTGCCGGATCATAGTGACTCAGTAAGGCACGGCCTGAATTTCTGGTTTCCACCTTCACGGAGGGCAGcttgagaaagacttgcatttatatcgtgcctttcacgccctcaggacgtcccaaagcgctttacagccaatgaagtaattgtgaagtgtagtcactgttgtgatgtggggaaatgcggcagtcaatttgtgcacagcaagatcccacaaacagcaatgtgataacgaccagttttagtgatgttggttgagggataaatattggcccaggacactggggagaactccccatctctttttcgaaatagtggccgtgggatctttcacatcccttACTAAAGACTTGAAGGTGGCTGACAACCTTCTTCTCATTGCCCAGATGTGGTACATTCCTGTTCAAAAACAGGAATATTTGTTTGAGGTGAGGGATTCTGTCTAAATCTGCTTCTACGCCAGCGCCATTTCGATTCAGATTCCGGGAGACCAGAGTCTGTGAGGCGGCTCCCAGGTTTTACCCGGCCTGGCTCCCATTATCCCAGTGCTGACCCACGGAGAAAACCGGATCCCTGAATCTCCCACCAGGGGAAGAGCGCGCCAGATTCAGCAACGTAAAAACGCCAAGAATTGTCTCGAGGACCCTGGGGAATTCTCCGGAATATGAGTGGAAATAGTGCCGTCGTTAAAAGCGGATTATATTGTTCAGGCTGgtcttacacagaatttacagcacggaaacaggccattcggcccaactgctccgtgccagtgtttatgctccacacgagcctccgcccacctctcttcatttaaccctatcagtgtatctattcctttctccctcgtgtgtttatccagcttccccttaaacgaatctacgctattcgcctcgaccgctccatgtggtagcgagtcccACATCCTCACCACTCCCGCCTGCGTTCAGCTGTGCTGCTTGAAAGGCTTCAAACATCCATTTTTGTCTTCCACGTACAACACACAGATTAGCTTAATTTCCCTCTGACCCTTATGCAATTTCCATATCCTTTGTTCTGCTGCACTTGTCTCAAAAggtttgaaaggcgctatataaatgcaagttctttaagtttttaaaataaaatttgcatTAAAAGAACAAActgcattttaaaacaaaaaaggtGTGCAGGAAATCCTCCTCAGACCATTGCCCCGGACCTGATTGTAAAGTACAATTGttctccatcttttgtttctttctagATGTATTATACGATTATCGGCATTTCATCTGTCGTTCCACCCACCGTTATCTAACTCCTTTTTATAGATGCTTGGCTGCCTGATTTAACGAAGTTTCTTTACTATTTCACTTGTCTCGCTGGTTGGAATATTTATTGCGCCACAttgccaggggtgagggactttggttatgtagagagactggagaagctgggattgttctcctcagggcagggaaggttaagggggagatttaatagaggtgttcaaaatcacgaggggttttgatagagtaaataaggagaaactgtttccactggcaggagggtcggtaaccagatttaAGAAAATCGGCAATAAAGCCAGAGCGGTAAATGGgaattttttaacgcagcgagttgttatgatctggaatgcactgcctgaaagggtggtgggagcaggttcggtggaattggaaaaatagttgaaaaggaaaaatatgcagggctatggggaaagagcagggggagtgaggcaaattggatagctctctcaaagagctggcgcaggcacgatgggctgaatggtctccttttgtgctgtatgattctatgttgcaGTTTTATTGAATCCCCGGACGCGTTTATCGCTGCAGATATCCTCAGTGGCGAAGGTGCCAAGCATTTAACGGGGAAGAATTTCCGCAGCTTCCTGCTGGANNNNNNNNNNNNNNNNNNNNNNNNNNNNNNNNNNNNNNNNNNNNNNNNNNNNNNNNNNNNNNNNNNNNNNNNNNNNNNNNNNNNNNNNNNNNNNNNNNNNNNNNNNNNNNNNNNNNNNNNNNNNNNNNNNNNNNNNNNNNNNNNNNNNNNNNNNNNNNNNNNNNNNNNNNNNNNNNNNNNNNNNNNNNNNNNNNNNNNNNTATGCGAGGTTAGTTTACACACAAGTTCGCTCCCAGGTCAATGGAAGGAAAGTAGCGAGTGACAAGTGGATACATTGCAAGCGCCAGATTGACACACGGGCCGGGCCAATCACAGGCCGCGCAACATCCCCATTCACAAATCGCCTGCGGCTGGCGGTGGCGacgttccattcccctccctccctccctccgatttcATTCAGTTTCAGCCCTCCCAACCCTCGAGGCGTGACGCTCTTTTTAATCCTCTTTAATGGGTGGTTGCTGACAATTATTTTGGTTCTCAATTTACtgcattctccccctcctccagtcTCTTCCCTCCGCCCACtgcattctcccctcctccagtctcccccccccacactgcattctcccctcctccagtctcccccccccacactgcattctcccctcctccagtctcccccccccacactgcattctcccctcctccagtctcccctcgccactgcattctcccctcctccagtctcccccccccacactgcattctcccctcctccagtctctttccccccacactgcattctcccctcctccagtctCTTCCCTCCGCCCACtgcattctccccctcctccagtctccccccccccacactgcattctcccctcctccagtctCTTTCCCCCACACtgcattctcccctcctccagtctCTTCCCTCCGCCCACtgcattctcccctcctccagtctctttcttccccccccctccagtctctttcccccccactgcattctccccctcctccagtcTCTTCCTCCGCCCACtgcattctcccctcctccagtctctccccccccccgccccgcattctcccctcctccagtctcttccccccccgcccccgcactgcattctcccctcctccagtctctttcttccccccccccccccctccagtctctttcccccccactgcattctcccctcctccggtctcttcccccccccccccactgcattcTCCACTCCTccggtctctccccccccccccccactgcattcTCCACTCCTccggtctctcccccgccccccacactgcattctcccctcctccagtctcccccctccactgcattctccccctcctccggtctcttctcccccctccccccccacccactgcattctcccctcctccagtctccatccccccccactgcattctcccctcctcccattccccccccactgcattctcccctcctccggtctcttccccccccccctcactgcattctcccctcctccagtctcccccctccactgcattctcccctcctccggtctctttcccccccccaccccactgcattctcccctcctccagtctcttccccccccccactgcattctcccctcctccagtctccccccccccccccctcactgcattctcccctcctccggtctctctccccccccccccccactgcattcTCCACTCCTccggtctctttcccccccccccccactgcattcTCCACTCCTccggtctctcccccccccccccccactgcattctcccctcctccgggtctctcccccccccccccccccactgcattctcccctcctccggtctctcccccccccccccccactgcattctcccctcctccggtctctccccccccccccccccccactgcattctcccctcctccagtctcccccccccactgcattctcccctcctccggtctcttcccccccctccactgcattctcccctcctccagtctcttcccccccctccactgcattctcccctcctccagtctcttccccccccacactgcattctcccctcctccggtctcttcccccccccctcccccccccacccacccactgcattctcccctcctccagtctcttcccccccacactgcattctccccccccccacactgcattctccccccccacactgcattctccccccccacactgcaTTCTCCCCCCACTGCATTCTCCCCCCTCcagtcccttcccccccccactgcattctccccccctccagtctctttcccccccccactgcattctccccctccagtctcttcccccccccccactgcattctcccccccccccacactgcattctcccctcctccagtctcttccccccccactgcattctcccccctccagtctctttcccccccccactgcattctcccccctccagtctcttcccccccccactgcattctccccccctccagtctcttccccccccactgcattctcccccctccagtctcttccccccccccactgcattttccccccccactgcattctcccccccccccactgcattctccccccccccactgcattctccccccccactgcattctcccctcctccagtctctttcccccccccactgcattctcccctcctccagtctcttccccccccactgcattctcccctcctccagtctcttcccccccccccactgcattctcccctcctccagtctcttcccccccccactgcattctcccctcctccagtctcttccccccccactgcattctcccctcctccagtctcttccccccccactgcattctcccttcctccagtctcttcccccaccactgcattctcccctcctccagttctcttccccctcctccagtctcttccccctcctccagtctcttccccccccactgcattctcccctcctccagtctctttcccccccccactgcattctcccctcctccagtctctttcccccccccccactgcattctcccctcctccagtctctttccccccccccactgcattctcccctcctccagtctctttccccccccccactgcattctcccctcctcccattccccccccactgcattctcccctcctcccattccccccccactgcattctcccctcctcccattcccccccccccactgcattctcccctcctcccattcccccccccactgcattctcccctcctccagtcccccccccactgcattctcccctcctcccattccccccccactgcattctcccctcctcccattccccccccactgcattctcccctcctcccattccccccccccactgcattctcccctcctcccattcccccccccccactgcattctcccctcctcccattccccccccactgcattctcccctcctcccattccccccccccactgcattctcccctcctcccattccccccccactgcattctcccctcctccattctctttcccccccctcactGCATTCTCACCTCCTCcagtctctttccccccctcactgcattctcccctcctccagtctcttcccccccccactgcattctcccctcctcccattcccccccccactgcattctcccctcctccagtctctttcccccctcactgcattctcccccctcctccagtctcttccccctctcactgcattctcccctcctccagtctcttccccccccaccactgcattCCCCCCTGCTccagtctcttccccccccaccactgctccCCCCTGCTCCAGTTTCCCCCCCCACTGCATTCcccctcctccagtctctccccccccccacactgcattctcccctcctccagtctcttctccccaccccccccacactgcattctcccctcctccagtctccctccccccccactccactgcattctcccctcctccactgtattctcccctcctccagtttccccccccactgcattcccccctcctccagtctcctcccccccacccactgtattctcccctcctccagtttcccacccccccacctcaccaagGCACTGACTTTTTCCCACTTACCCCACACATGGGTAGCCCCTGCCCTGGCAACCGATCTCCATGGCAACAGGGTACTGGGTTGGGAGTGAAAAGCagcaagctccctccacaccagacGTTCACCGCCTGTGCATTTTTTCCCCCAACAGGGGTCAAGGGATAGTGATCTGGATCTCTGAGGGGTACTGAGGCTAACTGTAGCACCTGGTTACCATCGTGGATAGGATTAGCCAATCTGGCACAGATGGGAGACCCTCAGATATATTTACCCACTGACTGGGCCATTGGGGCAATgtgcagccccacaaccctccgagatctctgcactcctccaattctggcctcttgcgcatccctgattttcatcgctccaccattggcggccgtgcctccagccacctgggccctaagctctggaattccctccctaaacctctccacctctctctccttaaaacctacctctttggcctgtTTGAAGGTCTccctctttggctcggtgtcaatttttgtctgtttacgctccagtgaagtgcactggagcattttactacgttaaaggcactgtataaatgcatatTGCTGAATTGCTCTTTTAATTAGTTGAGGCACCGTGTGGGGCACCGAAATTGGCTTCAGCACTCCGGGGATGGGGCAGGGAATCAACTAGGGTTTCTGTTCCTCATCTCTATCCAACCAACTCtcctcagccttggctcagtcggtagcccTGTCAACcgtgggtcagaaggtcgtgggttcgagccttacttcagggacttgagcacaaaatccaggccgacactccagcgcagtactgagggagtgctgcactgtcggaggtgccgtcttttaaatgagacatggaaacatagaaaataggagcaagagtaggccattcggcccttcgggcctgctccgccattcaaaattatcatggctgatcgtctaactcagtaccccgttcccgcttttcccccatatcccttgatccctttagcattaagaaatatatctatctccttcttgaatacatctaatggcttggcctccactgccttctgtggtagagaattccacaggttcaccgcccactgagtgaagaaatttctcctcatctcggttctaaatggcataccccgtatcctgagactgtgacccctggttctggactccccagccatcgggagcatcctccctgcatctagtctgtctactcctgttagaattttatatgtttcgatgagatcacctctcattcttctaaactcgagtgaatataggcctagtcgacccaatctctcctcatacctcagtcctgccatcccaggaatcagtctggtaaaccttcgttgcactccctccatggcaaggacatccttcctcagataaggagaccaaaactgcacacagtactccagatgtggtctcaccaaggccctgtacaactgcagtaagacatccctgctcctgtactc from Heptranchias perlo isolate sHepPer1 chromosome 44, sHepPer1.hap1, whole genome shotgun sequence encodes the following:
- the LOC137306689 gene encoding protein C1orf43 homolog — translated: MASAKSLSGVNVVLVMAYGSLVFVLLFIFVKRQIMRFAMKSRRGPHVPIGHNAPKDLREEIERSLLKVQDLDYEPQLLDEDDVRLLQLQEPRTQGRYNYLYRMKALDAIRHVDILSGEGAKHLTGKNFRSFL